The Miscanthus floridulus cultivar M001 chromosome 17, ASM1932011v1, whole genome shotgun sequence genome has a window encoding:
- the LOC136517538 gene encoding transcription factor bHLH112-like yields MADEWWSSTRTADDGGSPCSTAPATDQLDAAAPPSFLADPPHHMDWTQSYMGGRASAPAAEAVTTSFNALLQLHGDVAGRHFLLGQQLHADGAAPVAAASQRASSLYAGANQLYSSYRGDVPAAALMTKPPFPQQEFFGSSTRNLGDMPEAPPMTTKPLLLQALEQKAFKSHKEPAQDACSSATRSVPGSPVPAKKPRVATPSPLPTFKVRKEKLGDRITALQQLVSPFGKTDTASVLHEAIEYIRFLHDQVASLSSPYLRCGRPMQQLQQQQVKDSDEAKEDLRSRGLCVVPVASTTYAVAASETVPAEFWPPTFGGTLR; encoded by the exons ATGGCAGATGAGTGGTGGAGCTCGACGCGTACTGCCGACGACGGCGGGTCGCCCTGCTCCACAGCTCCGGCCACGGACCAACTGGACGCTGCCGCCCCGCCATCCTTCCTCGCTGATCCACCCCATCATATGGACTGGACGCAATCCTACAT GGGCGGGAGAGCGTCGGCGCCGGCGGCAgaggcggtgaccaccagcttcAACGCACTGCTCCAGCTCCACGGCGACGTCGCCGGTCGCCACTTCCTTCTTGGTCAGCAGCTCCACGCTGACGGCGCGGCGCCCGTGGCGGCAGCGTCGCAGAGAGCGTCGTCCCTGTACGCTGGCGCCAACCAGCTGTACTCCAGCTACCGCGGCGACGTGCCGGCGGCAGCGCTGATGACGAAGCCGCCGTTCCCGCAGCAGGAATTCTTTGGCTCGTCGACGCGGAATCTCGGCGACATGCCGGAAGCACCGCCCATGACGACCAAGCCGCTTCTCTTGCAAGCCTTAGAGCAAAAGGCTTTCAAG TCCCATAAGGAACCTGCACAAGACGCTTGCTCCTCGGCGACGAGAAGTGTTCCCGGCTCGCCTGTGCCGGCGAAGAAGCCCCGTGTCGCGACGCCGTCTCCTTTGCCGACCTTCAAG GTGAGAAAAGAGAAGCTCGGGGACAGAATCACTGCTCTCCAGCAACTAGTCTCGCCTTTTGGAAAG ACGGATACTGCATCAGTTCTTCACGAGGCCATCGAATATATTAGGTTCCTGCACGATCAAGTAGCT TCCCTGAGCTCTCCCTACCTGAGGTGTGGACGGCCTATGCAGCAGCTACAACAACAACAG GTGAAGGACAGCGACGAGGCGAAGGAGGACCTACGAAGTCGAGGGCTGTGCGTTGTCCCGGTGGCGAGCACTACTTATGCAGTGGCTGCTAGCGAGACAGTGCCGGCAGAGTTCTGGCCTCCTACCTTTGGGGGCACATTACGTTAG
- the LOC136517539 gene encoding NAD(P)H dehydrogenase (quinone) FQR1-like, which translates to MAVKVYVVFYSTYGHVAKLAEEIKKGAASVEGVEVKIWQVPEILSEEVLGKMGAAPKTDAPIITPQELAEADGILFGFPTRFGMMASQMKAFFDATGGLWREQSLAGKPAGLFFSTGTQGGGQETTPLTAVTQLTHHGMVFVPVGYTFGAKIFDMESVHGGSPYGAGTFAGDGSRWPTEVELEHAFHQGKYFAGIAKKLKGGSA; encoded by the exons ATGGCGGTCAAGGTCTACGTCGT GTTTTACTCCACCTACGGGCATGTTGCCAAGCTTGCTGAGGAGATCAAGAAAGGCGCCGCATCAGTTGAAGGCGTGGAGGTCAAAATATGGCAG GTCCCAGAAATTCTATCCGAGGAGGTGCTCGGCAAGATGGGTGCGGCACCCAAGACGGACGCGCCGATCATCACGCCGCAGGAGCTCGCGGAGGCCGACGGCATCCTCTTCGGGTTTCCCACGCGGTTCGGCATGATGGCGTCACAGATGAAGGCCTTCTTCGACGCCACCGGCGGGCTGTGGCGGGAGCAGAGCCTGGCCGGCAAGCCCGCCGGCCTCTTCTTCAGCACCGGCACCCAGGGCGGCGGCCAGGAGACCACGCC GCTGACGGCAGTGACGCAGCTGACGCACCACGGGATGGTGTTCGTGCCGGTGGGGTACACGTTCGGCGCCAAAATATTCGACATGGAGAGCGTGCACGGCGGCAGCCCGTACGGCGCGGGCACGTTCGCCGGGGACGGGTCGCGGTGGCCGACGGAAGTGGAGCTAGAGCACGCCTTCCACCAGGGCAAGTACTTCGCCGGCATCGCCAAGAAGCTCAAGGGCGGCTCCGCCTGA